The stretch of DNA cagtatatacccagtgtacagtatacagtatatacacccagtgtacagtatatacccagtgtacagtatatacccagtgtacagtatacagtatatacacccagtgtacagtatatacccagtgtacagtatacagtatatacacccagtgtacagtatatacccagtgtacagtatacagtatatacacccagtgtacagtatatacacccagtgtacagtatatacccagtgtacagtatacagtatatacacccagtgtacagtatatacccagtgtacagtatacagtatatacaccagtgtacagtatatacccagtgtacagtatacagtatatacgcagtgtacagtatatacacccagtatacagtatatacccccagtgtacagtgtacagtatatacacccagtgtacagtatacagtatatacacccagtgtacagtatatacacccagtgtacagtatacagtatatacacccagtgtacagtatatacccagtgtacagtgtatatacacccagtgtacagtatatacacccagtgtacagtatacagtatatacacccagtgtacagtatatacacccagtgtacagtatacagtatatacacccagtgtacagtatatacccagtgtacagtgtatatacacccagtgtacagtatatacccagtgtacagtatacagtatatacacccagtgtacagtatatacccagtgtacagtatacagtatatacacccagtgtacagtatatacccagtgtacagtatacagtatatacaccagtgtacagtatatacccagtgtacagtatacagtatatacgcagtgtacagtatatacacccagtatacagtatatacccccagtgtacagtatatacacccagtgtacagtatacagtatatacacccagtgtacagtatatacacccagtgtacagtatacagtatatacacccagtgtacagtatatacccagtgtacagtgtatatacacccagtgtacagtatatacacccagtgtacagtatacagtatatacacccagtgtacagtatatacacccagtgtacagtatacagtatatacacccagtgtacagtatatacccagtgtacagtgtatatacacccagtgtacagtatatacacccagtgtacagtatacagtatatacacccagtgtacagtatatacacccagtgtacagtatatacacccagtgtacagtatacagtatatacccccagtgtacagtatatacccagtgtacagtatacagtatatacacccagtgtacagtatataccccgtgtacagtatatacaccccgtgtacagtatatacccccagtgtacagtatatacccccagtgtacagtatatacaccccgtgtacagtatatacacccagtgtacagtatatacccagtgtacagtatacagtatatacccccagtgtacagtatatacaccccgtgtacagtatatacccccagtgtacagtatacagtatatacccccagtgtacagtatatacccccagtgtacagtatatacacccagtgtacagtatacagtatatacacccagtatacagtatatacacccagtgtacagtatatacacccagtgtacagtatatacacccagtgtacagtatatacccccagtgtacagtatatacacccagtatacagtatatacacccagtatacagtatatacacccagtgtacagtatatacacccagtatacagtatatacacccagtgtacagtatatacccccagtgtacagtatatacacccagtatacagtatatacacccagtgtacagtatatacccccagtgtacagtatatacacccagtgtacagtatatacacccagtgtacagtatatacacccagtgtacagtatatacccccagtatacagtatatacacccagtgtacagtatacagtatatacacccagtgtacagtatatacccagtgtacagtgtatatacacccagtgtacagtatatacacccagtgtacagtatacagtatatacacccagtgtacagtatatacacccagtgtacagtatacagtatatacacccagtgtacagtatatacccagtgtacagtgtatatacacccagtgtacagtatatacacccagtgtacagtatacagtatatacacccagtgtacagtatatacacccagtgtacagtatatacacccagtgtacagtatacagtatatacccccagtgtacagtatatacccagtgtacagtatacagtatatacacccagtgtacagtatataccccgtgtacagtatatacaccccgtgtacagtatatacccccagtgtacagtatatacccccagtgtacagtatatacaccccgtgtacagtatatacccccagtgtacagtatacagtatatacccccagtgtacagtatatacccccagtgtacagtatatacacccagtgtacagtatacagtatatacacccagtatacagtatatacacccagtgtacagtatatacacccagtgtacagtatatacccccagtgtacagtatatacacccagtatacagtatatacacccagtatacagtatatacacccagtgtacagtgtatatacccccagtgtacagtatatacacccagtatacagtatatacacccagtgtacagtatatacacccagtatacagtatatacacccagtatacagtatatacacccagtatacagtatatacccccagtgtacagtgtatatacccccagtgtacagtatatacacccagtatacagtatatacccccagtgtacagtatatacccccagtatacagtatatacacccagtatacagtatatacacccagtgtacagtatatacacccagtgtacagtatatacacccagtgtacagtatatacccccagtgtacagtatatacccccagtgtacagtatatacccccagtgtacagtatatacacccagtatacagtatatacccccagtgtacagtatatacccccagtgtacagtatatacacccagtgtacagtatatacccccagtgtacagtatatacacccagtgtacagtatatacccccagtgtacagtatatacacccagtgtacagtatatacacccagtatacagtatatacccccagtgtacagtatatacacccagtgtacagtatatacccccagtgtacagtatatacacccagtgtacagtatatacacccagtgtacagtatatacccccagtgtacagtatatacacccagtgtacagtatatacccccagtgtacagtatatacacccagtgtacagtatatacccccagtgtacagtatatacacccagtgtacagtatatacccccagtgtacagtatatacacccagtgtacagtatatacccccagtgtacagtatatacccccagtgtacagtatatacacccagtatacagtatatacccccagtgtacagtatatacacccagtgtacagtatatacacccagtgtacagtatatacccccagtgtacagtatatacacccagtgtacagtatatacacccagtatacagtatatacccccagtgtacagtatatacccccagtgtacagtatatacacccagtgtacagtatatacccccagtgtacagtatatacacccagtgtacagtatatacccccagtgtacagtatatacccccagtgtacagtatatacacccagtatacagtatatacccccagtgtacagtatatacacccagtgtacagtatatacccccagtgtacagtatatacacccagtgtacagtatatacacccagtgtacagtatacagtatatacccccagtgtacagtatatacacccagtgtacagtatatacccccagtgtacagtatatacacccagtgtacagtatatacacccagtgtacagtatacagtatatacccccagtgtacagtatatacacccagtgtacagtgtatataccgcCGTGCAGGCTGCAGCTCTGTCTCCCACTAGTGGTGGTCTCTGTGCGCCTCGGACCCTCCCCCGGCTTCATCATcatcatggaggaggaggaggaggaggaggcggctcCGGCCATGTACTCTCGGCCAGGCCCCTGctcctctttctctttctctcattCCCTCTGTTCTGTGGTCCGGGGCAGAGGCTCCTGCAGGACGGGCTCAGTCACACCGTGCGGCTCCGTGACACCGTGTGGCTCCGTGACACCGTGCGGCTCCGTGACACCGTGCGGCTCAGTCACACCGTGCGGCGGCGGCGGCTCGGGAGCGGCATGGAGCTGCTGTGCTGTGAGGTGGACACGATCCGCAGGGCCCATGTGGACCGGAACCTGCTGACGGAGCGCGTGCTGCGGACCATGCTGAAGGCGGAGGAGACGTGCGGCCCGTCCACCAGCTACTTCAAGTGCGTGCAGCGGGAGATCCTGCCCTACATGCGGAAGATCGTGGCCACCTGGATGCTGGAGGTGCGCGGGCGGCTCTGCGGGCGGGGGGTCACCGGCCTGGAAGCACCGAGGAGCCCCCGGGGACAGGCTGAGCTCCGGGCCCGCTGCTACTGCTGCCCCTGGGGTCACCTCTGCCCCCCTGGGGTCACCTCTGCCCCCCTGGGGTCACCTCTGCCCCCCTGGGGTCACCTCTGCCCCCCTGGGGTCACCTCTGTCCCCGGCCATcacctgcggggggggggggagcaggtcCACATTTTATCTGTGGCCCCAAACCCGAAGTTCCTGCTTCTGCCAATCAGTGAAGGGAGCAGAAAAAGTCGCAGAACTTTCCAAAGTCATTGCATTAACCCCTGCAGGACTGGAGGGAGGCTGCGCAGGGTTATGTGGCATAATGGGCAATGTAGCAATGTGATGGTTATCAAATaggtggatgcagcagagctgagtgtgttctGTATaggtggatgcagcagagctgagtgtgttctgtataggtggatgtagcagagctgagtgtgttctgtataggtggatgtagcagagctgagtgtgttctGTATaggtggatgcagcagagctgagtgtgttctgtataggtggatgtagcagagctgattgtgtataggtggatgcagcagagctgagtgtgttctgtataggtggatgtagcagagctgattgtgtataggtggatgtagcagagctgagtgtgttgtcTATaggtggatgcagcagagctgagtgctgTGTATAGGTGGATGCACACAGCTGATTGTGTataggtggatgtagcagagctgagtgtgttgtctataggtggatgtagcagagctagtaTGCTGTGTATAGGTGGATGCACACAGCTGAGTGTGTataggtggatgtagcagagctgattgtgtTGTGTataggtggatgtagcagagctgattgtgtTGTGTATAGGTGGATGCACACAGCTGATTGTGTataggtggatgtagcagagctgagtgtgttctgtataggtggatgtagcagagctgattgtgtataggtggatgcagcagagctgagtgtgttctgtataggtggatgtagcagagctgattgtgtataggtggatgtagcagagctgagtgtgttgtcTATaggtggatgcagcagagctgagtgctgTGTATAGGTGGATGCACACAGCTGATTGTGTataggtggatgtagcagagctgagtgtgttgtctataggtggatgtagcagagctagtaTGCTGTGTATAGGTGGATGCACACAGCTGAGTGTGTataggtggatgtagcagagctgattgtgtTGTGTataggtggatgtagcagagctgattgtgtTGTGTATaggtggatgcagcagagctgattgTGTTGTCTATaggtggatgcagcagagctgagtgctgTGTataggtggatgtagcagagctgagtgtgctgtgtataggtggatgtagcagagctgattgtgtTGTGTATaggtggatgcagcagagctgattgTGTTGTCTATaggtggatgcagcagagctgagtgctgTGTataggtggatgtagcagagctgagtgctgTGTATaggtggatgcagcagagctgattgTTGTCTATaggtggatgcagcagagctgagtgtgttgcaCGTaggtggatgcagcagagctgagtgtgttgcaCGTAggcggatgcagcagagctgagtgtgtggcaCGTAGccgggtgcagcagagctgagtgtgttgcaAGTAGgcgggtgcagcagagctgagtgtgtggcaCGTAGgcgggtgcagcagagctgagtgtgtggcaCGTAGgcgggtgcagcagagctgagtgtgtggcaCGTAGgcgggtgcagcagagctgagtgtgtggcaCGTAGgcgggtgcagcagagctgagtgtgtggcaCGTAGgcgggtgcagcagagctgagtgtgtggcaCGTAGgcgggtgcagcagagctgagtgtgtggcaCGTAGGcggctgcagcagagctgagtgtgtggcaCGTAGgcgggtgcagcagagctgagtgtgttgcaCGTAGccgggtgcagcagagctgagtgtgttgcaTGTAGgcgggtgcagcagagctgagtgtgtggcaCGTAGGcggctgcagcagagctgagtgtgtggcaCGTAGgcgggtgcagcagagctgagtgtgttgcaCGTAGccgggtgcagcagagctgagtgtgtggcaCGTAGgcgggtgcagcagagctgagtgtgtggcaCGTAGGcgggtgcagcagagctgaatgtgttgcACGTAGGcgggtgcagcagagctgaatgtgttgcACGTAGGcgggtgcagcagagctgaatgtgttgcACGTAGCCGGGTGCAGCAGCGCTGAGTGTGCTGTGTataggtggatgtagcagagctgagtgctgTGTATaggtggatgcagcagagctgagtgtgttgcaCGTGGgcgggtgcagcagagctgagtgtgtggcaCGTAGgcgggtgcagcagagctgagtgtgtggcaCGTAGgcgggtgcagcagagctgagtgtgtggcaCGTAGgcgggtgcagcagagctgagtgtgtggcaCGTGGgcgggtgcagcagagctgagtgtgtggcaCGTAGgcgggtgcagcagagctgagtgtgtggcaCGTAGgcgggtgcagcagagctgagtgtgtggcaCGTAGgcgggtgcagcagagctgagtgtgtggcaCGTGGgcgggtgcagcagagctgagtgtgtggcaCGTAGgcgggtgcagcagagctgagtgtgtggcaCGCAGGCGGATGGGGGGAGGGGGGTCGTCATGCTCAGGAGAGGTCCCATTCTAACCAGTGCCACCATCTTGTCTCCCACCACCAGGTCTGTGAAGAACAGAAGTGTGAGGAGGAAGTCTTCCCGCTCGCCATGAACTATTTGGACCGATTCCTTTCTGTGGAGCCGCTAAAGAAAAACCGATTACAGCTGCTGGGGGCGACCTGCATGTTCCTGGCATCCAAGATGAAGGAGACCATCCCTTTAACTGCGGAGAAGCTCTGTATTTACACGGATAATTCCATCAGGCCGGAGGAGTTACTGGTAATTTCCTGTTTACTGTACATCGGGCTGCGCTTACGTTTGTGCCATTAATGGGATATTAGgggtttttggggggtttttttgcgCTTTGGTTAGAGAGACCCCTTTGTAGGTCACCGCTTGTGGTGGTCACAATGCCTCGTGCAACAGTGGGAGGGGGCAAAAAAAAGAGCATTTAATGCAAAGAGCTGGGGAACAATGTAACAGTTCTAGGCCACGCTTCTGCCACATGCTGCGAACATTCCATGGCATCTGGCGCCCCCTAGTGGATGCATGCAGGAACTGCACCGCTGCTTTTATGGGGCAGGCCAGaggcatactgggagttgtagttctgcagcagCTAATTCTTTCTGCATTAGACATTGTCTATTTCTCTGTATTCCCAATTGTAACGTTTTGTCTCGccctttttttttcctctgtctCCTCTCAGATCATGGAACTGTTAATTTTGAACAAGCTGaagtgggacatggcctccgtgacGCCTCATGACTTTATTGAACACTTTCTTTACAAAATGCCACTGACTGACGACACCAAGCAGATCATCCGCAAACACGCCCAGACTTTTGTGGCTCTCTGTGCTACAGGTACGGGTGTTATGAAAGGCATGTTCTGGAATTGCTGATGCTCGCCCTGCTATTCCCACTGTTACTGTAAACCCCTCCCCCCATTTGCACATTTTACACCCCGTCAGGTTATATTG from Ranitomeya imitator isolate aRanImi1 chromosome 9, aRanImi1.pri, whole genome shotgun sequence encodes:
- the CCND1 gene encoding G1/S-specific cyclin-D1 → MELLCCEVDTIRRAHVDRNLLTERVLRTMLKAEETCGPSTSYFKCVQREILPYMRKIVATWMLEVCEEQKCEEEVFPLAMNYLDRFLSVEPLKKNRLQLLGATCMFLASKMKETIPLTAEKLCIYTDNSIRPEELLIMELLILNKLKWDMASVTPHDFIEHFLYKMPLTDDTKQIIRKHAQTFVALCATDVKFISNPPSMIAAGSVAAAIQGLNLGNTDGDFSSQHLTLFLAQVIKCDPDCLRACQEQIELLLESSLRQASQPINSSSDTKSVIDETDLSCTPTDVRDVNI